Proteins from a genomic interval of Tenacibaculum sp. SZ-18:
- a CDS encoding alpha-amylase family glycosyl hydrolase: protein MKKLLAMAVVAAMISCKQETKETTAQVETKTEDKNIIKPITNEVLETAVIYEANIRQYSKEGTFDAFTKDIPQLKELGVKIIWLMPVFPISETKRKATGGKDSKFASEFPEEERAKYLGSYYAVSDFKKINPEFGTIEDFRKLVKTAHDNGIYVILDWVPNHTGWDHTWLITNSDFYTKNENGEVIHPDGTDWTDVADLNYDNPELRKEMISDMSYWITKENIDGFRCDVAGSVPTSFWHEAVPELRKLKDIFMLAEAWEPELLEGNLFDMAYGWDRHHTMNHIAKGEEKVAAWHTNYEKDAKRYATDDILMTFVTNHDENSWNGTIEERMGESAGLFTTLSYLVPGMPLIYSGQEYGLNHRLKFFEKDSIPKTKGKEWSLLKKLASLKQGNSALNGGKESAAYKTLEVNNENVLAFTRSKADDAIVFIGNLSKEKQSVTIQIDGNFTDYNSGNKVSLKSKESIELKPWEFYVLTK, encoded by the coding sequence ATGAAAAAACTTCTTGCAATGGCAGTTGTCGCTGCCATGATTTCTTGTAAACAAGAAACTAAGGAAACAACAGCACAAGTAGAGACAAAAACTGAAGATAAAAACATAATAAAGCCTATTACAAATGAGGTGCTAGAAACAGCAGTTATTTACGAAGCTAATATTCGTCAATATTCAAAAGAAGGAACTTTTGATGCGTTTACGAAAGACATTCCTCAGTTAAAGGAATTAGGAGTAAAGATTATATGGTTAATGCCTGTATTTCCAATTTCTGAAACAAAGCGTAAAGCTACTGGAGGAAAAGACAGTAAGTTCGCTTCTGAATTTCCAGAAGAAGAAAGAGCTAAGTATTTGGGAAGTTATTATGCCGTTTCTGACTTCAAAAAAATCAATCCGGAGTTTGGAACAATTGAAGATTTCAGGAAATTAGTGAAAACAGCTCATGATAACGGGATTTATGTAATCTTAGATTGGGTGCCAAATCATACAGGTTGGGATCATACTTGGTTAATAACGAATTCTGATTTTTATACAAAAAATGAAAATGGAGAAGTTATTCATCCTGACGGAACGGATTGGACAGACGTTGCTGATTTAAATTATGATAATCCTGAATTACGAAAAGAAATGATCAGCGATATGTCATATTGGATCACTAAAGAAAATATTGATGGTTTCCGTTGTGATGTAGCTGGATCGGTACCAACATCATTTTGGCATGAGGCTGTACCTGAACTGAGAAAATTGAAAGATATTTTCATGTTAGCAGAAGCTTGGGAACCTGAATTACTCGAAGGTAACTTATTTGATATGGCATATGGTTGGGATCGTCACCATACGATGAATCATATTGCAAAAGGAGAAGAAAAGGTTGCTGCTTGGCATACAAACTATGAAAAAGATGCAAAGAGATATGCTACAGATGATATCTTAATGACTTTCGTGACAAATCATGATGAAAACTCATGGAATGGGACTATTGAAGAGAGAATGGGTGAAAGTGCTGGTTTATTTACAACATTAAGTTACTTAGTTCCAGGAATGCCATTAATTTATTCTGGTCAAGAATATGGTTTAAACCATAGATTAAAGTTCTTTGAGAAGGATTCAATTCCAAAAACAAAAGGTAAGGAGTGGAGTTTATTGAAAAAACTTGCTTCATTAAAACAAGGAAATTCTGCACTTAACGGAGGTAAAGAAAGTGCGGCATACAAGACTCTTGAGGTAAACAATGAAAATGTATTAGCATTCACTAGATCAAAGGCAGATGATGCTATTGTATTTATTGGAAATTTATCTAAAGAAAAACAATCTGTAACCATACAAATTGATGGAAATTTTACAGATTACAATTCAGGAAATAAAGTTTCTTTAAAAAGCAAAGAAAGTATAGAATTAAAACCTTGGGAGTTTTATGTCTTAACAAAATAA
- a CDS encoding glycoside hydrolase family 13 protein, with protein MKRIVLASAIVIIFLMLSCEKKTTKSFTYKSIIVEANEIEKIEPPFWWAGFKNNSLQLLVKHPNISNYSVEILNEDIYLEKINKADSPNYLFLDLLIKNSATPGKFNILFKAKDGEKLTQTYELKKRTKKSEDFIGFNSSDAIYLITPDRFRNANPKNDSFNNLNEKGINRNDNYARHGGDIEGIARGLKYIMDLGFTAVWSSPLLTNNMPNGSYHGYAITDYYQVDPRFGTLDEYKQLALGFQRTKMKLIMDQVANHCGLEHWWMKDLPFKDWVNYQEYYEKNKENWSSEIVKHSSHRRTINQDIYASTTDKKEMTDGWFVKGMPDLNQRNPFMAKYLIQNSIWWIEFLELGGIRQDTYPYPDKDFMSDWAGAIMKEYPNFNIVGEEWSSNPLLIGYWQDGQQNTDCYDSNLRSTMDFAMQEKIVAGLKNTETWGTGLKEIYVALANDFHYKRPLDIMVFPDNHDMSRIFTQLDGDITNTKMALSYLAVIPRIFQMYYGTEILMNDFDKPGDHGLIRTDFPGGWKGDSVNAFTGENLASEKKEMQTYISKLMNFRKYSKAIHNGKTMHFAPENNTYILSRYTDDESIVHILNKNEKPFDLKLDRFKELGLDGKVLKNVFTGETITWSNTLTLNHKGSYLFTTKL; from the coding sequence AACTTTTGGTAAAACATCCAAATATTTCAAATTATAGTGTAGAAATTCTTAATGAAGATATTTACTTAGAAAAAATTAATAAAGCAGATAGTCCTAATTATTTGTTTTTAGATTTATTAATTAAAAATTCAGCAACTCCGGGCAAGTTTAATATCCTTTTCAAAGCAAAAGATGGAGAGAAACTGACTCAAACATATGAACTGAAAAAAAGAACTAAAAAATCGGAAGATTTTATAGGTTTCAATAGTTCAGATGCAATTTATTTAATAACACCTGATAGATTCAGGAATGCCAATCCAAAAAATGATTCTTTTAATAATTTAAACGAAAAAGGTATCAATAGAAATGATAATTATGCTCGACATGGTGGTGATATTGAAGGAATTGCTCGCGGACTTAAATATATCATGGATTTGGGTTTTACTGCAGTTTGGTCTTCACCGTTGTTGACTAATAATATGCCTAATGGTTCTTACCATGGATATGCGATTACTGATTATTATCAAGTTGACCCTAGATTTGGAACTTTAGATGAGTATAAACAATTGGCATTAGGTTTTCAAAGAACCAAAATGAAGCTCATCATGGATCAAGTTGCAAACCATTGTGGATTAGAACATTGGTGGATGAAAGATTTACCATTTAAAGATTGGGTGAATTATCAAGAATATTATGAGAAAAACAAAGAAAATTGGAGTAGTGAAATAGTAAAACATTCATCTCACAGGAGAACGATAAATCAAGATATTTACGCATCAACAACTGATAAAAAAGAAATGACAGATGGCTGGTTTGTAAAAGGAATGCCTGATTTAAATCAAAGAAACCCTTTTATGGCTAAGTACCTTATTCAAAACAGTATTTGGTGGATTGAGTTTCTTGAACTTGGAGGAATTCGTCAAGATACTTATCCTTATCCGGATAAAGATTTCATGAGTGATTGGGCAGGCGCCATTATGAAAGAATATCCAAATTTTAATATTGTAGGAGAGGAATGGTCTTCAAACCCATTATTAATTGGATATTGGCAAGATGGTCAACAAAATACAGATTGTTATGATTCTAATCTACGTTCTACAATGGATTTTGCCATGCAAGAAAAAATTGTTGCTGGTTTAAAAAATACGGAAACATGGGGGACTGGTTTAAAAGAAATCTATGTTGCTTTGGCTAATGATTTTCATTATAAACGTCCTCTAGACATCATGGTTTTTCCTGATAATCATGATATGAGTAGAATATTTACTCAGTTAGATGGGGATATTACCAACACAAAAATGGCACTAAGCTATTTAGCAGTTATTCCAAGAATTTTTCAAATGTATTACGGAACCGAAATTTTGATGAATGATTTCGATAAACCTGGTGATCACGGATTAATTAGAACTGATTTTCCAGGTGGTTGGAAAGGTGATTCAGTGAACGCTTTTACAGGTGAAAATTTGGCTTCAGAAAAAAAAGAAATGCAAACGTATATTTCTAAATTAATGAATTTTAGAAAGTACTCTAAGGCAATCCATAATGGTAAAACAATGCATTTTGCACCAGAAAATAACACATACATTTTATCAAGATACACTGATGATGAATCTATCGTTCATATTTTAAACAAAAATGAAAAGCCTTTTGATTTAAAACTAGATAGATTCAAAGAATTAGGATTAGACGGTAAAGTCTTGAAAAATGTTTTTACAGGAGAAACAATAACTTGGTCAAATACACTAACTTTAAATCATAAAGGAAGTTATTTATTTACAACTAAATTATAA
- a CDS encoding glycoside hydrolase family 31 protein has protein sequence MKRIYLFLISLVFTITINSQNSERKYISHNEENGIFSVTTNDGKYVFQFFNSEILQTSFVPNGEELIDDSHAVIIKPRKVKISYKYVGNTISFGTKDLVINVLTKPFQISYTYRGKNLISERRGYFKSEHEPMEMVSGNIIADQTEKIEFNITKDEVLFGGGARALGMNRRGNRLPLFNRAHYGYESDSKLMNYTMPIVISSKKYMLHFDNAPVGYLDLDSKDNNTLTYETISGRKTYQIIVGDSWLDLIKNYTNLTGKQPLPPRWALGNFSSRFGYHSDTETRSTIQKFKDYKIPVDAVILDLYWFGKDIKGTMGNLEVYKDSFPDMKQMVSDFKKDGVKTVLITEPFVLTTSKKWNEAVEKDVLAKDTLGKPFKFDFYFGNTGLVDIYNPKGKDWFWNIYKDIANLGVKGLWGDLGEPEVHPHKLLHATGTANEVHNIYGHDWARLIQEGYAKEFPNERPFILMRAGYSGSQRFGLIPWSGDVNRSWGGLQSQPEISLQMGIQGLGYMHSDLGGFAGANLDDELYTRWLQYGVFQPIFRPHAQEEVPSEPVFRESRVRELAKKSIELRYQLLPYNYHLAYENHSEGKPLMRPLFFEDSSMDLFENSKSYLWGNDFLITPILNSGAKEVEVYFPKNTTWFNFYTDEIITIKTSQKEKTIETSIPTFVRAGSFIPMIDVIQNTDEYSLNNFKLHYYHHKSIENSERNLFNDDGNTNKSIEKENYELMLFESKVSNKKLSFKFTSKSGENYKASSREIEFIIHNITKQPKKVKVQGKRVDFNWNSTSNELRIPFTWKQNEQTKLTIKL, from the coding sequence ATGAAACGTATTTATTTATTTCTGATATCGTTAGTCTTCACTATTACGATAAATAGTCAAAATTCTGAAAGAAAATATATATCTCATAATGAAGAAAATGGCATTTTTTCAGTAACTACAAATGATGGTAAATACGTTTTTCAATTCTTTAATTCTGAAATATTACAAACTAGTTTTGTTCCGAATGGAGAGGAATTAATTGATGATTCCCATGCTGTAATCATCAAACCTAGAAAAGTAAAAATCAGCTATAAATATGTAGGAAATACAATTTCTTTCGGAACAAAAGATCTTGTCATTAATGTTTTAACTAAACCTTTTCAAATTTCTTACACCTACAGAGGAAAGAACTTAATATCAGAGAGGAGAGGATATTTTAAAAGTGAACATGAACCTATGGAGATGGTAAGTGGTAATATTATTGCTGATCAAACGGAGAAAATTGAGTTCAATATTACCAAAGATGAAGTTTTATTTGGTGGAGGAGCAAGAGCTTTAGGAATGAATCGTAGAGGAAATCGACTACCGTTGTTTAATAGAGCACATTACGGATATGAATCGGATTCTAAATTGATGAATTATACAATGCCAATTGTTATTTCTTCTAAAAAGTATATGCTTCATTTTGATAATGCACCCGTAGGATATTTAGATTTAGATAGTAAGGATAATAACACTCTAACTTATGAAACTATCTCAGGAAGAAAAACGTATCAAATTATCGTTGGTGATTCATGGTTAGATTTAATAAAAAACTACACGAATTTGACTGGTAAACAACCTTTGCCTCCAAGATGGGCATTAGGTAACTTTTCAAGTAGATTTGGCTATCATTCAGATACAGAAACAAGATCAACTATTCAGAAGTTTAAGGATTATAAAATTCCTGTAGATGCGGTAATTCTAGATTTATATTGGTTTGGAAAAGACATCAAGGGAACCATGGGGAATTTAGAAGTTTATAAAGACTCTTTTCCAGATATGAAACAAATGGTTTCAGACTTCAAAAAGGATGGTGTAAAAACCGTTCTAATTACCGAACCGTTTGTATTAACAACATCAAAAAAATGGAATGAAGCAGTTGAGAAAGATGTTTTGGCTAAAGATACTCTTGGCAAGCCATTTAAATTTGATTTCTACTTTGGAAATACAGGATTAGTAGATATTTATAATCCAAAAGGAAAAGATTGGTTCTGGAATATTTATAAAGATATTGCCAATCTTGGTGTAAAAGGTTTATGGGGAGATTTAGGTGAACCAGAAGTTCATCCTCACAAACTATTACATGCTACAGGAACAGCAAATGAAGTTCACAATATTTATGGTCACGATTGGGCAAGATTAATACAGGAAGGGTATGCTAAAGAATTCCCAAATGAACGTCCATTTATTTTAATGCGTGCTGGTTACTCAGGTTCTCAACGTTTTGGTTTAATTCCCTGGTCTGGAGATGTAAATCGTTCTTGGGGAGGACTACAAAGTCAACCTGAAATTAGTTTACAAATGGGAATACAAGGATTAGGATATATGCATTCAGATTTAGGAGGTTTTGCTGGTGCAAATTTAGATGATGAGTTGTATACTCGTTGGTTGCAATATGGAGTTTTCCAACCCATTTTCCGACCACATGCTCAGGAAGAAGTTCCTAGTGAACCTGTTTTTAGAGAAAGTCGAGTAAGAGAATTGGCTAAAAAATCTATTGAATTACGTTATCAATTACTTCCTTATAATTATCACTTAGCTTACGAAAACCATTCAGAAGGAAAACCGTTGATGCGTCCTTTGTTTTTTGAAGATTCAAGTATGGATTTATTTGAGAATTCAAAAAGTTATTTGTGGGGAAATGATTTTTTAATCACTCCAATTTTAAATTCTGGGGCAAAAGAAGTAGAAGTTTATTTTCCAAAGAATACAACATGGTTTAATTTTTATACAGATGAAATTATAACTATCAAGACCTCTCAAAAGGAAAAAACTATAGAAACCTCAATTCCAACATTTGTAAGAGCGGGAAGTTTTATTCCTATGATTGATGTAATTCAAAATACAGATGAATATTCATTAAACAACTTCAAGTTACATTATTATCATCACAAATCTATCGAAAATAGTGAACGAAATTTATTCAATGATGATGGAAACACTAATAAGTCAATAGAGAAAGAAAATTATGAACTAATGCTTTTTGAATCGAAGGTTTCAAATAAGAAATTAAGCTTCAAGTTTACTTCAAAATCTGGTGAAAATTATAAAGCCTCATCTAGAGAAATCGAATTCATAATTCATAACATAACAAAACAACCTAAGAAGGTTAAAGTTCAAGGAAAAAGAGTTGATTTCAACTGGAATTCAACATCTAATGAGCTTAGAATTCCATTTACTTGGAAACAAAACGAACAAACTAAATTAACTATAAAATTATAG
- a CDS encoding alpha/beta hydrolase: protein MKLLKISICLSLFMVACKNKSDDAKKNTESIVVEKPTVKFNPVDNVELSGGTLYRAELFPSSYITPRPVDVWLPDNYSADKKYNVLYMHDGQMLFDAKTTWNKQEWKVDEWATNLQKEGKVKDFIVVAIHNISNIRWLDLFPKKAFDFIDAQKQAELKSIPMAVEFKLSGDDYLRFLVNELKPLIDEKYSVYTDKEHTFVMGSSMGGLMSMYAISEYPTIFGGAACISTHWIGSMPMADNPYPKAIFEYMKINLPESKDQKLYFDYGDKTLDAYYPKYASQVDEILESKGYNEINSKNIFFEGADHSENSWNVRLDQPLTFLLGI, encoded by the coding sequence ATGAAATTATTAAAAATCAGTATTTGTTTAAGTTTATTTATGGTCGCTTGTAAAAATAAAAGTGACGACGCTAAAAAGAATACTGAGTCAATAGTGGTTGAAAAGCCAACTGTAAAGTTTAATCCTGTTGATAATGTAGAATTATCAGGAGGTACGTTATATCGAGCAGAATTATTCCCTTCTAGTTATATTACACCACGTCCAGTTGATGTTTGGTTACCTGATAATTATTCTGCTGATAAAAAATATAACGTTCTATATATGCATGATGGACAAATGTTGTTTGACGCAAAAACAACCTGGAACAAACAAGAGTGGAAAGTAGATGAATGGGCTACAAACCTTCAAAAGGAAGGGAAAGTTAAAGACTTTATTGTGGTAGCAATTCATAATATTAGCAATATTCGCTGGTTAGATTTATTTCCGAAGAAAGCTTTTGATTTTATAGACGCACAAAAGCAAGCCGAATTGAAAAGTATTCCAATGGCTGTTGAGTTTAAATTAAGCGGAGATGATTATTTACGTTTCTTGGTAAATGAGTTGAAACCATTAATCGATGAGAAATACTCTGTGTATACTGATAAAGAACACACATTTGTTATGGGTTCGAGTATGGGAGGTTTAATGTCAATGTATGCAATAAGTGAATATCCTACTATTTTCGGAGGTGCGGCTTGTATTTCAACACACTGGATTGGTTCAATGCCAATGGCAGATAACCCATATCCAAAAGCAATTTTCGAATACATGAAAATTAATTTACCTGAATCGAAAGATCAAAAGTTATACTTTGATTATGGTGATAAAACATTGGATGCGTATTATCCAAAATATGCTTCTCAAGTTGATGAAATTTTGGAATCTAAAGGATACAACGAAATAAATTCTAAAAACATATTTTTTGAAGGAGCCGATCACTCTGAGAACTCTTGGAATGTAAGATTAGATCAGCCTTTAACCTTTTTATTGGGGATATAA
- a CDS encoding glycoside hydrolase family 97 protein gives MRIVLKVLFICFLIVFISCQKAVTDKSVTSPNSELNLEFNLNKSGQPEYTVSFNGKIIIKPSSLGFDLKDQEALNNNFIILKSATRSFKETWQMPWGEQLNVDNNFNELKIELEESSELKRKLNIVFRVYNDGIGFRYEFPEQDNLKDIYITEEHTNFKLTEDYKTFWIPGDWDIYEHLYSTTKLSEIDTDNYPVNSALAQTSIPNKAVNTPVTMVGSNGIHLSFHEASLLNYSGMTLGVDTNELSLKSILVGSNNRDYKVKQAVPFKTPWRTIQITKSAPELIESNLIINLNEPNKIGDVSWFTPMKYTGVWWEMHLGKSSWDYGMEKVNGKWTDTGKAHGKHGATTENVKRFIDFSAKNNIKGVLVEGWNTGWEEWIGFEDREGVFDFVTPYPDYDLDEVTKYAKEKGVEIIMHHETSAATQTYEKQQDTAYSLMKKYGMHAVKSGYVGKIIPKGEYHHGQYMVNQYNEAAIKAAKYQVAVNAHEPIKATGLRRTYPNIISREGLRGQEFNAWSPDGGNPPEHLPIVAFTRMLAGPIDFTPGIFNIKFDKYRTTNQVNTTLAQQLALYVVIYSPVQMAADLVEHYEANPEPLQFIKDVGVDWEKTTVLNGEVGDFVTIARKERNTENWFVGSITDENSREITIDFKFLDEGVTYDAVIYKDGNDAHWNDNPTAIDIEKQTITKDSKLTIKLAEGGGFAISLLKQ, from the coding sequence ATGAGGATTGTGTTAAAAGTGCTGTTTATCTGTTTTTTAATAGTTTTTATTTCCTGTCAGAAAGCAGTTACAGACAAAAGTGTTACTTCACCGAATTCTGAATTGAATTTAGAATTTAATTTAAATAAGTCTGGACAACCGGAGTATACAGTTTCTTTTAATGGAAAAATAATTATAAAACCATCTTCGCTTGGTTTTGATTTAAAGGATCAAGAGGCTTTAAATAATAATTTTATTATCCTTAAATCAGCGACAAGGTCCTTCAAAGAAACATGGCAGATGCCTTGGGGAGAACAGTTAAATGTAGACAATAATTTCAACGAACTAAAAATTGAACTAGAAGAGAGTTCTGAGTTAAAAAGAAAACTTAATATCGTTTTTAGAGTTTATAACGATGGAATCGGATTTAGATATGAATTTCCAGAACAAGATAATCTGAAAGATATTTATATCACAGAAGAACATACCAATTTCAAACTTACAGAGGATTACAAAACATTTTGGATACCAGGAGATTGGGATATCTACGAGCATTTGTATAGTACAACGAAACTTTCAGAAATTGACACTGATAATTATCCAGTTAATAGTGCTCTTGCTCAAACTTCAATTCCTAATAAAGCGGTAAATACACCAGTAACAATGGTAGGTTCAAATGGAATACATTTAAGTTTTCATGAAGCTAGTTTGTTAAATTATTCAGGAATGACTTTAGGAGTAGATACTAATGAACTTTCGTTAAAAAGTATATTGGTTGGCTCTAATAATCGCGATTATAAAGTGAAACAAGCAGTCCCTTTTAAAACACCTTGGAGAACTATTCAGATTACAAAAAGCGCACCAGAATTAATCGAATCTAATCTGATAATTAACTTAAACGAACCTAATAAAATAGGTGATGTTTCTTGGTTTACTCCAATGAAATATACAGGTGTTTGGTGGGAAATGCATTTAGGAAAATCTTCGTGGGATTATGGTATGGAGAAAGTCAATGGGAAATGGACTGATACAGGAAAAGCACACGGAAAACATGGCGCAACTACAGAAAATGTAAAACGTTTTATCGATTTTTCCGCTAAGAATAATATTAAGGGGGTTCTTGTGGAAGGTTGGAATACGGGTTGGGAAGAATGGATTGGTTTTGAAGATAGGGAAGGAGTATTTGATTTTGTAACTCCATATCCAGATTATGATTTAGATGAAGTAACAAAATACGCCAAAGAAAAAGGTGTAGAAATCATTATGCATCATGAAACTTCTGCAGCAACTCAAACCTACGAAAAACAGCAGGATACGGCATATTCGTTAATGAAAAAGTATGGAATGCATGCTGTGAAATCAGGATATGTTGGAAAAATTATTCCAAAAGGAGAATATCATCACGGACAGTACATGGTAAATCAGTACAATGAAGCAGCGATTAAAGCGGCAAAATATCAAGTGGCCGTAAATGCTCATGAACCTATAAAAGCAACGGGGTTAAGAAGAACCTATCCTAATATAATTTCTAGAGAAGGTTTACGTGGACAAGAATTTAATGCTTGGTCACCAGATGGTGGAAATCCTCCTGAACATCTTCCAATAGTGGCTTTTACAAGAATGTTAGCTGGACCAATCGATTTTACTCCTGGTATTTTTAACATCAAGTTTGATAAATACAGAACAACAAATCAGGTAAATACAACACTTGCTCAACAGTTGGCTTTGTATGTGGTTATTTATAGTCCGGTGCAAATGGCGGCAGACTTGGTTGAGCATTATGAAGCAAATCCTGAACCACTTCAATTTATTAAAGATGTTGGTGTTGATTGGGAAAAGACTACAGTTTTAAATGGTGAAGTCGGTGATTTTGTCACTATTGCTCGTAAAGAACGAAATACAGAAAACTGGTTCGTAGGAAGTATTACAGATGAAAACTCAAGGGAAATCACAATAGATTTCAAATTTCTAGATGAAGGAGTAACTTATGATGCAGTAATTTATAAAGATGGAAATGATGCTCATTGGAATGATAATCCAACTGCAATTGATATAGAAAAACAAACAATAACAAAAGATTCTAAACTTACGATAAAACTTGCCGAAGGTGGTGGTTTCGCAATAAGTTTATTAAAACAATAA
- a CDS encoding DUF4251 domain-containing protein — MRTIFLFFFCISCLIGCSSAKKVVSEEQKRIVEKLVTTKTFKIDSEWAYPTVTSSMISAQNAGMFPNNSTASMIDITGHNQYFEFKKDSVRASLPYYGERQMGAAYSRSNGGGIEFNDVPENYSMTKTKAGDYKISFKIKDKNASTETYNINLLIYNNMSAKINVFSSSRFKIEYRGKLKELDTKDI, encoded by the coding sequence ATGAGAACCATTTTTTTATTTTTTTTCTGCATTAGTTGCTTAATTGGATGTTCTTCAGCCAAAAAAGTTGTTTCAGAAGAGCAAAAACGAATAGTTGAAAAACTTGTTACTACCAAAACATTTAAGATTGATTCTGAATGGGCATACCCAACGGTGACGAGTTCTATGATTAGTGCGCAAAATGCAGGTATGTTTCCAAATAATAGCACGGCAAGTATGATTGACATCACAGGACATAATCAATATTTTGAATTTAAAAAAGATTCTGTTCGTGCTAGTTTACCGTATTATGGTGAACGACAAATGGGAGCTGCGTACTCTCGATCAAATGGAGGAGGAATTGAATTTAATGATGTCCCTGAAAATTATTCCATGACAAAAACAAAAGCTGGAGATTATAAAATTAGCTTTAAAATTAAAGATAAGAATGCGTCAACAGAAACTTATAATATCAATCTTTTAATTTACAACAATATGTCGGCTAAAATTAATGTATTTAGCTCTAGTCGCTTTAAAATTGAGTACCGTGGAAAATTGAAAGAACTTGATACAAAAGATATTTAG
- a CDS encoding alpha-amylase family glycosyl hydrolase, protein MRRVILLVVTGLLLQSCKGQKEEVVLEKKETPFYWEAANVYFLLTDRFNNGDKTNDINFDRTKETGKLRGFEGGDLKGITEKINQGYFTDLGINAIWMTPIVEQIHGGTDEGTGVTYGFHGYWTKDWTAIDPNYGTKEDLNNLVEAAHSKGIRILLDAVINHTGPVTEKDPVWPSEWVRTEPQCKYDNYENTVTCTLVKNLPDIKTESNEEVQLPPQLVEKWKAEGRYEQEVAELDEFFKRTGHPRAPRFYIMKWLTDYITEFGIDGYRVDTVKHTEESVWQEFRKECDYAFETWKRNNADKVLDTNDFYLVGEVYNYGISSGKAFDFGDKKVNYFDNSFNSLINFEIKWNAKQMALADVFNRYDSLLNTNLKEYSILNYLSSHDDGQPFDPKRESPYKTGTILLLTPGASQVYYGDESARSLVVDGTIGDATLRSNMNWQELKDDQEKQKVLVHWMKLGQFRKNHPSVGAGKHKMISRTPHVFSRSFEKGDYSDQVVIGLELPTGEKIIDVSTIFKDGDLICDAYSNKETEVKNGKVNISTIYSIVLLEKK, encoded by the coding sequence ATGAGAAGAGTCATATTACTGGTCGTTACAGGTTTATTATTACAAAGTTGTAAAGGTCAAAAAGAGGAAGTAGTATTAGAAAAGAAAGAAACACCTTTTTATTGGGAGGCTGCAAATGTGTATTTTTTATTAACAGATAGATTTAATAACGGAGATAAAACAAACGATATAAATTTTGACAGAACTAAGGAAACTGGAAAGTTACGTGGTTTCGAAGGTGGTGATTTAAAAGGAATTACGGAAAAAATAAATCAAGGTTATTTTACTGATTTAGGAATCAATGCCATTTGGATGACTCCAATTGTGGAACAAATACATGGTGGAACTGATGAAGGTACAGGAGTTACCTATGGTTTTCATGGATATTGGACTAAAGATTGGACAGCTATTGATCCGAATTATGGGACAAAAGAAGATTTGAATAATCTTGTTGAAGCTGCTCATAGCAAAGGAATCAGGATATTGTTAGATGCTGTAATAAATCACACAGGTCCAGTTACAGAGAAAGATCCTGTTTGGCCTTCTGAATGGGTTAGAACTGAACCTCAATGTAAATACGACAACTACGAAAATACCGTTACCTGTACATTGGTAAAGAATTTACCAGATATTAAGACTGAGAGTAATGAAGAAGTTCAATTACCTCCTCAATTAGTTGAAAAATGGAAAGCTGAGGGAAGATATGAGCAGGAAGTGGCAGAATTGGATGAATTTTTTAAAAGAACTGGTCATCCAAGAGCTCCTCGTTTTTATATCATGAAATGGTTAACAGACTATATTACAGAATTTGGAATTGACGGTTATCGTGTTGATACGGTTAAACACACAGAAGAGTCTGTTTGGCAAGAATTTAGAAAAGAATGTGATTATGCATTTGAAACGTGGAAGAGAAATAATGCCGACAAAGTATTAGATACTAACGACTTCTATTTAGTGGGAGAAGTTTATAACTACGGAATTAGCTCGGGTAAAGCATTTGATTTTGGAGATAAAAAAGTAAATTATTTCGATAATAGTTTTAATAGCTTAATCAATTTTGAGATTAAGTGGAATGCAAAGCAAATGGCTTTAGCAGATGTTTTTAATCGTTATGATAGTCTGCTTAACACTAATTTGAAGGAGTATAGTATATTGAATTATTTGTCGTCTCATGACGATGGACAACCTTTTGATCCGAAGCGTGAATCACCATATAAAACGGGAACAATACTATTATTAACTCCAGGAGCTTCTCAGGTTTATTATGGAGATGAATCAGCAAGAAGTCTTGTTGTCGATGGAACTATTGGAGACGCTACGTTACGTTCTAATATGAATTGGCAGGAGTTAAAAGATGATCAAGAAAAGCAGAAAGTTTTAGTTCATTGGATGAAATTAGGACAATTTAGAAAAAATCATCCATCAGTTGGTGCTGGAAAGCACAAAATGATTTCAAGAACTCCTCATGTTTTTTCTAGATCTTTTGAAAAAGGAGATTATTCTGACCAAGTTGTTATTGGTTTAGAATTACCAACAGGGGAGAAAATTATCGATGTATCTACAATATTTAAAGATGGTGATCTAATTTGTGATGCATATTCAAATAAGGAAACAGAGGTTAAAAATGGAAAAGTGAATATATCGACTATATATTCAATTGTTTTATTAGAGAAGAAATAG